The proteins below come from a single Cottoperca gobio chromosome 11, fCotGob3.1, whole genome shotgun sequence genomic window:
- the nr0b2b gene encoding nuclear receptor subfamily 0, group B, member 2b — translation MFPLEEFTNRHPHTILYNLLTERESGKLNQDAASAHNCQCEQRRTVCLKNLKDTCQAAFSVLVNTICFVRTLPSFSQLPSADQSSLLRHCWAPLFVLGLAQEQIVFEVTDVPNSSILRQILLGAGSTESEAEQPTLAGVHRLRSCVRRLWDLDLSPKEYAYLKRALLFNPAARGLSASSCVESLQQEAQRALQEVLCLLHPEDAARLSHVRGAACSVHTVSRSLLTELFFKPLIGNTNMLRFLTEMLFVQ, via the exons ATGTTTCCTCTGGAAGAGTTTACAAACAGGCATCCTCACACTATTCTTTACAACCTGTTgactgagagggagagtggCAAACTGAACCAGGACGCCGCATCAGCACACAACTGCCAGTGTGAGCAGAGGAGGACGGTTTGCCTGAAAAACCTGAAGGATACTTGCCAAGCGGCCTTCAGCGTGCTGGTTAACACCATCTGCTTTGTGAGGACTTTACCTTCCTTCAGTCAGCTTCCATCCGCAGATCAGTCGTCGTTGTTAAGACACTGCTGGGCTCCTCTATTTGTTCTGGGGCTTGCCCAAGAACAAATAGTGTTTGAAGTGACCGACGTGCCAAATTCAAGCATCCTTAGACAGATTCTGCTCGGAGCAGGAAGCACTGAAAGTGAGGCTGAACAGCCGACTCTCGCTGGAGTCCACAGATTGAGAAGTTGCGTGCGTCGGCTGTGGGATCTGGATCTCAGTCCGAAGGAATATGCATATCTGAAGAGGGCTTTGTTGTTTAACCCAG ctgctcggGGACTGAGCGCCTCGTCGTGCGTTGAAAGCCTCCAACAGGAAGCTCAGAGGGCTCTCCAAGAAGTCCTCTGCCTCCTGCACCCGGAGGACGCCGCTCGCCTCAGCCACGTCCGTGGAGCAGCCTGCAGCGTGCACACAGTCAGCCGCAGCCTGCTCACTGAGCTCTTCTTCAAGCCACTGATCggcaacacaaacatgttacGTTTCTTAACAGAGATGTTGTTTGTGCAGTGA
- the kdf1b gene encoding keratinocyte differentiation factor 1 has translation MSTGSTGSLRHSSAGPGGSRHGRSRSSSQRSSYEERCVDPVEDRLPTPEPKTVHKAHLKEANGKESETIGFIPGSADPPSATQTCNPCAPPSSCRSFVCSVLTCGLYRVCQRSILAPFLAPNESSPDEPERVSLRSVNAGDNTEEDGVDWLGDVRIAGVKVDTAREYLNVESKSTSYVPPPGSRAQASLASLHESMRFDDWEDGDENLDSLITKKLLELYSEYQIEELARCTSDSVFLKKSKAINQLINSLAEEHKMGEQEAECRLVRGIIRISTRKSARRKPIASRVERTLSDSGNETMRESDSFSFSNNNDYKSNPNIQISELTSSDKCAREMWRTNGGRASSSPTACSPSHSDTTSSGVPLMCTSVRT, from the exons ATGTCCACCGGCAGCACTGGCAGCCTGAGACACAGCTCAGCAGGACCCGGCGGCTCCAGGCATGGACGCAGCCGGAGCAGCAGCCAGAGGTCGTCCTACGAGGAGCGCTGTGTGGACCCGGTGGAAGACAGGCTCCCGACCCCGGAGCCAAAGACGGTCCACAAAGCTCACCTGAAAGAAGCTAATGGGAAAGAGTCCGAGACCATCGGCTTCATTCCCGGCTCAGCTGACCCTCCCTCCGCGACACAAACCTGCAATCCCTGCGCTCCTCCGAGCAGCTGCAGGAGCTTTGTGTGCAGCGTGCTCACCTGCGGCCTGTACAGGGTCTGCCAGCGCTCCATCCTCGCCCCGTTCCTCGCGCCCAACGAGAGCTCCCCGGACGAACCAGAGCGGGTGAGCCTCCGGTCTGTGAACGCAGGAGACAACACAGAAGAGGACGGCGTAGACTGGCTCGGGGACGTCCGCATCGCAGGAGTCAAAGTCGACACTGCAAGAGAGTATTTAAACGTTGAATCTAAATCTACATCTTATGTGCCTCCACCTGGGAGTCGAGCACAGGCCAGCCTCGCGTCCCTGCACGAGTCCATGAGGTTTGACGACTGGGAGGACGGAGACGAGAACTTGGACTCTCTGATTACGAAGAAGCTGCTGGAGCTCTACTCGGAGTATCAGATCGAAGAGTTGGCCAGGTGCACGTCAGACTCTGTGTTTCTGAAGAAGAGCAAGGCCATCAACCAGCTCATCAACTCGCTGGCGGAGGAGCACAAAATGGGCGAGCAGGAGGCCGAGTGTCGGCTGGTGCGCGGCATCATCCGCATCAGCACCCGGAAGAGCGCGAGGAGGAAGCCGATCGCCTCCAGGGTGGAGAGGACGCTGTCGGACAGCGGGAACGAGACGATGAGGGAGAGCGACTCCTTTTCATTCAGCAACAACA ATGACTACAAATCAAATCCAAACATCCAAATATCAGAACTGACCTCGTCTGACAAGTGTGCCAGAGAGATGTGGAGGACCAACGGAG GTCGTGCCTCGAGTTCTCCAACAGcctgctctccctctcactcagaCACTACTTCTTCAGGTGTGCCTCTAATGTGCACCTCTGTGAGAACATGA
- the zdhhc18b gene encoding palmitoyltransferase ZDHHC18-B, with protein sequence MKSCEYQQIDPRALPTPTPIPTPHHGHDSDKKEEPKTPRRKWRVFPGKNRFYCDGRIIVARQSGVLPLTLGLILITSGLFFIFDCPFLVKHLTSCIPVIGGGLFVFVVITLLQTSLTDPGILPRATPDEAADIEKQIDNTGNTSYRPPPRTKEVVINQQVVKLKYCFTCKMFRPPRTSHCSLCDNCVERFDHHCPWVGNCVGKRNYRFFYTFIVSLSFLTAFIFGCVTTHLALRAQGGKGLVFALQESPGSAVELVICFFSVWSILGLSGFHTYLVASNLTTNEDIKGSWSGKSGEHVTNPYSQRNIFINCCSVLCGPMPPSLIDRRGFLPAEESVQTAGADIELPALATKSEINVCTQGTKGLLESATLPPLLSTSCPQGKPPAAHSCPDSSPAVNSDPSPELSTSCGGTRHTSSSRGDASPPRHTKTRSKKSKRAALHIPNPSFDVPVSPTSPDAAPTSPDAGPSSKARGHKGASFTHLH encoded by the exons ATGAAAAGCTGCGAGTATCAACAAATCGACCCCCGGGCACTTCCGACGCCAACCCCAATCCCGACACCCCATCACGGACACGACAGTGACAAGAAAGAGGAGCCGAAAACACCGAGGAGAAAGTGGCGAGTGTTCCCCGGAAAGAACCGTTTCTACTGCGATGGACGGATCATAGTGGCCCGGCAGAGTGGGGTCCTGCCCCTCACCCTGGGCCTTATTCTCATCACAAGTGgattattctttatatttga CTGTCCCTTCCTGGTCAAACACCTGACGAGCTGCATACCTGTGATTGGAGGAGGCCTCTTTGTATTTGTGGTCATCACATTGCTCCAGACCAGCCTCACTGACCCCGGCATCCTTCCCAGAGCAACACCTGATGAGGCTGCAGACATTGAGAAACAGATCG aCAACACTGGAAACACCAGCTACCGACCGCCGCCGCGCACCAAGGAGGTGGTCATCAACCAGCAGGTGGTGAAGCTCAAGTACTGCTTCACCTGCAAGATGTTCCGGCCCCCGCGCACCTCCCACTGCAGCCTCTGTGACAACTGTGTGG AGCGCTTCGACCACCACTGCCCGTGGGTGGGCAACTGTGTGGGAAAACGCAACTACCGTTTCTTCTACACCTTCATCGTGTCGCTCTCCTTCCTGACGGCGTTCATCTTCGGCTGTGTGACCACACATCTGGCTCTGA GGGCTCAAGGTGGGAAGGGTCTGGTGTTTGCTCTGCAGGAGAGTCCAGGCAG TGCGGTGGAGCTGGTGATATGTTTCTTCTCCGTCTGGTCCATCTTGGGCCTCTCGGGCTTCCATACGTACCTGGTGGCTTCTAACCTGACCACCAATGAAGAC ATTAAAGGCTCGTGGTCGGGGAAGAGTGGAGAACATGTCACCAACCCTTACAGTCAAAGAAACATCTTCATCAACTGTTGCTCGGTGCTCTGTGGACCCATGCCCCCCAG CTTGATCGACAGACGAGGCTTCCTGCCCGCAGAAGAATCTGTCCAGACAGCCGGCGCGGACATCGAGCTGCCCGCTCTGGCCACTAAAAGCGAGATAAACGTG TGCACGCAGGGAACTAAAGGTCTGCTGGAGTCGgccactctccctcctctcctgtccacCTCGTGTCCTCAGGGGAAACCTCCCGCAGCTCACAGCTGCCCAGACAGCAGCCCCGCGGTGAACTCTGACCCCTCGCCGGAGCTGTCCACGAGCTGCGGCGGCACCCGCCATACCTCCAGCTCCCGAGGCGACGCCTCTCCGCCACGTCACACCAAGACTCGTTCAAAGAAAAGCAAACGAGCAGCTTTGCATATTCCCAACCCGTCCTTCGATGTCCCGGTCTCCCCCACCTCCCCGGACGCTGCCCCCACCTCCCCGGACGCTGGCCCCAGCTCCAAAGCCAGGGGACACAAAGGTGCCAGCTTCACCCATTTGCACTGA